A stretch of Paenibacillus peoriae DNA encodes these proteins:
- a CDS encoding PucR family transcriptional regulator: MTLDTEWIQQQLQNIIQAPFTIVPWCPEMMAEGGTADSVIPDRSFVRDNKLYFPFRASAGELAAFVVEARYLTDRERKLVEALLGNMEQVWQNGPQLSDNPVYSEEERMNRYGQWLIQQAANLNKEEEVPDELQLRDSLSACMVPILLNGEGTQEGAITYTQLHRLFASYFGGDVLLTPLDKQSWLIMAKKELLLGADDERDKDTESRDADFTESLEEVLTAFSLGLYELIANEWVGVFHLAVSKPSIPLQSLPQELNLLWETIHLGKIFHVTEHIHFSWELHLERLLNRISKEQRVLFLEQVMKSSVILEDSETMATLDIFFQLDCNVSETAKRLYVHRNTLIYRLDKIKQETGLDVRTFNDAVLVKLYLLLYKVTKRK, from the coding sequence GTGACTCTGGATACAGAATGGATTCAGCAACAGCTTCAGAATATTATTCAAGCGCCTTTTACCATAGTGCCTTGGTGCCCGGAAATGATGGCAGAGGGAGGGACAGCCGATTCAGTTATTCCGGATAGATCGTTTGTCCGTGACAACAAGTTATATTTTCCATTTCGTGCGTCGGCAGGTGAACTGGCTGCATTTGTGGTAGAGGCCAGATATTTGACGGATCGAGAACGGAAACTGGTAGAAGCGCTATTGGGGAACATGGAGCAGGTCTGGCAGAACGGTCCACAATTGTCGGATAACCCGGTTTATAGCGAGGAAGAGCGCATGAATCGTTATGGACAATGGCTTATACAGCAGGCTGCCAATCTAAACAAGGAAGAAGAGGTTCCAGATGAATTGCAGCTTCGTGATTCGCTATCAGCGTGTATGGTTCCGATTTTACTGAATGGCGAGGGAACACAGGAGGGGGCTATTACTTATACCCAGCTCCATCGATTGTTCGCGAGCTATTTTGGAGGGGATGTGCTGCTTACTCCATTGGACAAACAGTCTTGGCTGATTATGGCTAAAAAGGAGCTTTTATTAGGAGCGGACGATGAACGGGATAAAGACACTGAGTCCAGGGATGCAGATTTTACGGAATCGTTGGAGGAGGTTCTCACGGCTTTTAGCTTGGGTCTATATGAGCTTATTGCGAATGAGTGGGTGGGTGTATTCCATTTGGCGGTTTCTAAGCCTTCAATCCCTTTGCAAAGTCTTCCCCAAGAGCTGAATTTGTTATGGGAGACCATACATTTGGGCAAGATTTTTCATGTAACAGAGCACATCCACTTTTCATGGGAGCTTCATTTGGAAAGGCTGTTAAACCGCATTTCCAAGGAACAACGCGTATTATTTTTAGAGCAGGTAATGAAGTCATCTGTCATACTAGAAGACTCAGAAACGATGGCCACATTAGACATCTTTTTTCAACTGGATTGTAATGTGAGTGAGACAGCTAAGCGTCTATATGTGCATCGAAATACGTTGATTTACCGTTTGGACAAGATCAAACAGGAGACTGGATTGGACGTGCGGACGTTTAATGATGCGGTTTTAGTCAAGCTCTATCTTCTATTGTACAAAGTGACAAAAAGGAAATAG